From Streptomyces durmitorensis, a single genomic window includes:
- a CDS encoding DUF4326 domain-containing protein, which yields MTTQVISLKGRIREYGPRLERAPEGLVYVGRRWTMGGWDLPAHALANPFSVKRYGSPEAAVAAYIRLLLRRPDLVAQARTLQDATLACWCAPALCHAHIDAEVADGMTREQAAARADQLERTHPAP from the coding sequence ATGACCACCCAGGTGATCAGCCTCAAGGGCCGCATCCGCGAGTACGGCCCGCGCCTTGAGCGTGCGCCCGAGGGCCTCGTCTACGTCGGCCGCCGATGGACCATGGGCGGCTGGGACTTGCCGGCCCATGCCCTCGCGAACCCGTTCTCGGTGAAGCGCTACGGCTCCCCGGAGGCCGCGGTGGCGGCGTACATCCGGCTGCTGCTGCGACGTCCCGACCTGGTCGCGCAGGCCCGCACGCTCCAGGACGCAACCCTCGCCTGCTGGTGCGCGCCAGCCCTCTGCCACGCGCACATCGACGCCGAGGTGGCGGACGGCATGACCCGCGAGCAGGCAGCCGCACGCGCCGACCAGCTCGAGCGCACCCACCCCGCCCCGTGA
- a CDS encoding zinc finger domain-containing protein — MSTDWHPSAADVAATRQARKAGDFKAALRQQIADGRSRLQPGGTNWPTDGQRKDLYGITCPRCTAGPDQKCHLRTRDKTLPKPHQQRVAAWAELIASCPECQVTPGAPCRDGKWPLAAGSVHARRYQEAEGTAA; from the coding sequence GTGAGCACCGACTGGCACCCCAGCGCCGCAGACGTCGCCGCCACCCGCCAAGCCCGGAAAGCCGGCGACTTCAAGGCCGCACTCCGCCAGCAGATAGCCGACGGACGCAGCCGGCTCCAGCCAGGCGGCACCAACTGGCCGACCGACGGCCAGCGCAAGGACCTGTACGGCATCACCTGCCCCCGCTGCACTGCCGGCCCCGACCAGAAATGCCACCTGCGCACCCGCGACAAGACCCTGCCCAAGCCGCACCAGCAGCGCGTGGCCGCCTGGGCCGAGCTCATCGCCAGCTGCCCCGAATGCCAGGTCACACCCGGGGCGCCCTGCCGCGACGGCAAGTGGCCCCTTGCAGCTGGATCCGTCCACGCCCGCCGCTACCAGGAAGCCGAAGGGACCGCCGCATGA
- a CDS encoding sigma factor-like helix-turn-helix DNA-binding protein, producing the protein MPLTPRQAEVLTAAASGATLAEVAAQLGTPREQVSSRLSEAYKRLGVDWRPRGQRRAAAVRVARERGLIPAPTKEAA; encoded by the coding sequence ATGCCCCTCACGCCGCGACAGGCCGAAGTTCTCACCGCAGCAGCCAGCGGGGCCACGCTCGCCGAGGTTGCCGCTCAACTCGGCACGCCCCGCGAGCAAGTCTCCTCCCGCCTGTCCGAGGCCTACAAACGCCTTGGCGTCGACTGGCGGCCTCGCGGCCAACGCCGGGCCGCAGCCGTCCGCGTCGCCCGCGAGCGCGGGCTGATCCCCGCACCGACCAAGGAGGCCGCATGA
- a CDS encoding helix-turn-helix domain-containing protein: MSTWHQTQWRHWKTADEYDVELIVREKRPVEGLTRLERVMVARGLTERRVPAGEIARIVGVTPRTVWRWRSEGFRQAA, translated from the coding sequence ATGAGCACCTGGCACCAGACGCAGTGGCGGCACTGGAAGACCGCCGACGAGTACGACGTCGAGCTCATCGTCCGCGAGAAGCGTCCCGTCGAAGGGCTGACCCGCCTCGAGCGCGTCATGGTCGCCCGCGGTCTCACCGAACGGCGCGTACCTGCCGGGGAGATCGCCCGCATCGTCGGCGTCACCCCGCGCACCGTGTGGCGCTGGCGGTCCGAGGGATTCAGGCAGGCCGCCTGA
- a CDS encoding zinc finger domain-containing protein has translation MITFEEAGRLLGLAAARDQRIVGDADILAWHSDLNAAGVSCQDAEAALTRFYAVEMAGLEPEDRRRVTTPDVIGIARKIRNERLANFVYEPPPGDDDPHYLARLRGQLEATADGRRPAPTEQAAIEGGPHPDLAKVLATIGQPVPDEDSDTATVHRPGPLGIECPKCRAAIGRPCRTPGGKERAAHPARTGDTSDPAAEQAEMERRRAASARHLARQAEGENAADEEAAS, from the coding sequence GTGATCACTTTCGAAGAAGCCGGGCGGCTTCTCGGCCTCGCCGCCGCCCGCGACCAGCGCATAGTTGGCGACGCCGACATCCTCGCCTGGCACTCCGACCTCAACGCAGCAGGCGTCAGCTGCCAAGACGCCGAAGCCGCCCTCACCCGCTTCTACGCCGTCGAGATGGCTGGCCTCGAACCCGAGGACCGCCGCCGCGTCACCACGCCCGATGTCATCGGCATCGCCCGCAAGATCCGCAACGAGCGCCTCGCGAACTTCGTGTACGAGCCCCCGCCGGGCGATGACGACCCGCACTATCTGGCCCGCCTCCGCGGCCAGCTCGAGGCCACCGCCGACGGCCGCCGCCCTGCCCCCACCGAGCAGGCCGCCATCGAGGGCGGCCCCCACCCCGATCTTGCCAAGGTGCTCGCCACCATCGGCCAGCCCGTACCCGATGAGGACAGCGACACCGCGACCGTCCATCGGCCCGGCCCGCTCGGTATCGAGTGCCCCAAGTGCCGTGCCGCCATCGGCCGCCCCTGTCGAACACCTGGCGGCAAGGAGCGCGCCGCGCACCCGGCCCGGACGGGCGACACCTCCGATCCGGCGGCGGAGCAGGCGGAGATGGAGCGCAGGCGTGCCGCGTCGGCCCGCCATCTCGCCCGCCAGGCCGAGGGTGAGAACGCGGCCGACGAGGAGGCCGCTTCGTGA